In Thermocladium sp. ECH_B, one genomic interval encodes:
- a CDS encoding 50S ribosomal protein L37, with product MPFSHTKDVGPAGRFRARYGVGIRRRVVQVEVKQKGRHRCPRCKSITKMKRIALGIWQCPKCGFTFAGGAWVPQTIMGKTITPEELKSVENLKAQWKVKNKK from the coding sequence ATGCCGTTCAGCCACACTAAGGACGTTGGCCCAGCAGGCAGATTTAGAGCCAGGTATGGAGTGGGGATCAGGAGGAGAGTAGTTCAGGTAGAGGTAAAGCAGAAGGGCAGGCATAGGTGCCCCAGATGTAAGTCCATCACTAAAATGAAGAGGATAGCCCTAGGCATTTGGCAGTGCCCCAAGTGCGGCTTCACGTTTGCGGGCGGCGCTTGGGTTCCTCAAACAATAATGGGCAAGACGATAACTCCAGAGGAACTTAAGAGCGTTGAGAACTTGAAGGCGCAATGGAAGGTAAAGAACAAGAAATAG
- a CDS encoding modification methylase, translated as MTPSVVDLFAGGGGFSEGFREAGFNVLLGIENNWSAARTFSSNFPNAITLPRDIRELSGIDVGRYVGDVDVVIGGPPCEAFTTANPNRMKDPLDRLYMDELGQLTLHFIRMVSELRPRVFVMENVAAIMEDGLRTALMREFERAGYRVFFNILHAEDYGTPSVRRRVFISNIEINPPKSRKIVTVGEALAGLPAPDTGFPNHESVTVSSSKMKRIPKVPWGASLYKFRGAKHLHSNXVRLSMNKLAPTVMGSVRFIHPIEDRILTVREQARLMGFPDSHVFHGSKDEQFNQVGEAVPVPLARAIASIVLKALE; from the coding sequence GTGACGCCGAGCGTGGTTGACTTATTCGCCGGAGGCGGTGGGTTCAGCGAGGGGTTCAGGGAGGCTGGATTTAATGTTCTCCTTGGAATAGAGAATAACTGGAGCGCGGCCAGAACATTCAGCTCCAACTTCCCAAACGCCATTACGCTGCCGAGGGACATTAGGGAACTAAGCGGAATAGATGTGGGGAGGTATGTGGGCGACGTGGATGTAGTGATTGGGGGGCCGCCCTGCGAAGCATTCACCACCGCTAACCCAAATAGGATGAAGGATCCGCTGGATAGGCTTTACATGGATGAATTAGGGCAATTAACGCTGCACTTCATTAGGATGGTGAGTGAATTACGGCCCCGCGTATTCGTTATGGAGAACGTGGCCGCAATAATGGAGGATGGGCTACGAACCGCATTAATGCGTGAATTCGAGAGAGCAGGGTATCGAGTGTTCTTCAACATTCTTCATGCAGAGGATTATGGGACCCCCAGCGTTAGGAGGAGGGTCTTCATTTCAAATATCGAAATAAATCCCCCGAAGTCCAGAAAAATAGTGACAGTGGGCGAGGCACTAGCTGGTCTACCGGCCCCCGACACTGGTTTCCCCAATCATGAATCAGTGACAGTGAGCAGCAGCAAGATGAAGAGGATACCGAAGGTGCCCTGGGGCGCATCCCTCTATAAGTTCAGGGGCGCAAAGCACCTCCACTCCAACTNCGTTAGGCTAAGCATGAATAAATTAGCGCCAACAGTGATGGGAAGCGTGAGATTTATTCACCCAATTGAGGACAGGATACTCACCGTGAGGGAGCAAGCCAGGTTAATGGGTTTCCCCGATTCCCATGTATTCCATGGCAGCAAGGATGAACAATTCAACCAAGTCGGTGAAGCGGTGCCGGTGCCCCTCGCGAGAGCAATTGCATCAATCGTTTTGAAGGCTCTGGAGTAA